From the genome of Geoglobus ahangari, one region includes:
- the ribH gene encoding 6,7-dimethyl-8-ribityllumazine synthase translates to MDRIRLGLVVAEFNRDITYMMEVLAKEHAEFLGAEVAEVIRVPGVFDIPIALKKMLEKGNVDAIATLGCVIEGETEHDEVVAQHAARKIMDLSLEYGVPVSLGISGPGMGRIAAQQRIDYAKRAVEAAVKLARRLKEYEQG, encoded by the coding sequence ATGGACAGAATTAGGCTTGGTCTGGTCGTCGCCGAGTTCAACAGGGACATCACGTACATGATGGAGGTTCTCGCCAAGGAGCATGCCGAGTTCCTAGGGGCAGAGGTTGCCGAAGTCATTCGCGTTCCGGGTGTTTTCGACATACCCATCGCGCTCAAGAAGATGCTCGAGAAGGGGAATGTCGACGCCATCGCTACCTTGGGCTGCGTGATTGAGGGTGAGACCGAGCACGACGAGGTTGTGGCCCAGCATGCTGCGAGAAAGATTATGGATCTGAGCCTCGAGTATGGCGTACCGGTTTCTCTGGGAATAAGCGGGCCGGGAATGGGCAGGATAGCCGCACAGCAGAGGATTGACTACGCCAAACGCGCGGTTGAGGCTGCCGTGAAGCTTGCGAGGAGGCTCAAGGAGTATGAGCAGGGCTGA
- a CDS encoding NCS2 family permease yields MALEDYFEFSRYNTNMRTEVLAGLTTFMTMSYIIFVNPLILSDAIGKDAIPSLVTATALSAGIATIIMGLYARKPFALAPGMGLNAYFTYGVVLGMGYSWEVALAAVFVEGLLFIVLSVSGLRTAVINAIPPSQKYAIGAGIGLFLTLIGMKAAGIVVDSQATLITLGTENFAKPEFWVAMIGLVVAFLLMVRNIPGALLFSIVVATISAIILGVSPAPESLFALPTLDKTLFKLDLAGLMSVGAIGVVFAFFMVDFFDTLGTVAGLSAKAGFMEEDGSIPDSEKILLTDAIGTSLGALLGTSTVTTYIESAAGIEEGGRTGMVALVVGLLFLAVGLFVSPIAQIIPAQATAPALMIVGFYMLTVVRDIDFDDLTEALPAFFVLVTIPYTYSIADGIGAGFISYVVLKIVAGRHREVHPLMYFLALIFVAYFMYLGGIIMF; encoded by the coding sequence GGTACAACACAAACATGAGGACAGAGGTGCTCGCAGGTCTGACGACATTCATGACGATGTCATACATAATATTCGTGAACCCGCTGATTCTCAGCGATGCCATTGGTAAAGATGCTATTCCGAGCCTTGTAACCGCCACAGCCCTCTCCGCGGGGATTGCCACGATAATAATGGGCCTGTACGCGAGGAAGCCATTTGCCCTCGCTCCGGGAATGGGGCTGAATGCTTACTTCACCTACGGTGTAGTGCTCGGAATGGGGTATTCGTGGGAGGTAGCTCTTGCCGCGGTGTTCGTTGAGGGACTCCTGTTCATAGTGCTCTCAGTATCAGGGCTAAGGACTGCGGTGATCAACGCCATTCCGCCATCCCAGAAGTACGCGATCGGTGCGGGTATAGGCCTCTTCCTCACGCTGATCGGCATGAAGGCCGCCGGAATCGTTGTTGACAGCCAGGCAACGCTCATAACCCTCGGAACCGAGAACTTCGCAAAGCCAGAGTTCTGGGTGGCGATGATTGGGCTTGTGGTGGCATTCCTGCTGATGGTCAGGAACATTCCCGGGGCGCTGCTTTTCTCGATCGTGGTTGCGACCATCTCGGCCATCATTCTCGGAGTTTCTCCGGCCCCGGAGAGCCTGTTCGCTCTGCCGACTCTCGACAAGACTCTGTTCAAGCTCGATCTCGCAGGACTGATGAGCGTTGGTGCCATAGGTGTCGTCTTCGCCTTCTTCATGGTCGACTTCTTCGACACCCTTGGAACAGTCGCAGGTCTCAGCGCGAAGGCGGGATTCATGGAGGAGGACGGGAGCATCCCAGACAGCGAGAAGATACTGCTGACCGACGCCATCGGCACGTCACTGGGAGCACTCCTCGGAACCTCAACGGTAACGACGTACATAGAGAGCGCAGCGGGTATCGAGGAGGGAGGCAGGACTGGAATGGTCGCCCTCGTTGTGGGCCTACTGTTCCTCGCGGTTGGACTGTTCGTCTCGCCCATAGCCCAGATAATACCCGCACAGGCGACCGCTCCGGCGCTAATGATCGTCGGATTCTACATGCTTACTGTTGTGAGGGACATTGACTTCGACGACCTCACCGAAGCTCTTCCAGCGTTCTTCGTCCTCGTCACGATCCCCTACACGTACTCGATCGCGGACGGTATTGGCGCAGGGTTCATAAGCTACGTGGTGCTCAAGATAGTCGCAGGGAGGCACAGGGAGGTTCACCCGCTGATGTACTTCCTTGCCCTGATATTCGTGGCCTACTTCATGTACCTCGGCGGGATAATCATGTTCTGA